The genomic DNA CCGAGCGCCTTTGCCAACTCCTCGGGCCGCACCAGCTTGCCGAACTGGTGAGTGCCGCGCGGCAGCCAGCGCAGCACATATTCGGCGCCGATGATGGCAAGGCCAAGCGCCTTCAGCGTGCGGTTGATGGTGGCGACGAACATGATGCCGCCGGGCCGGACCATCTCACTGCATTTGGCGACGAACAGATCGACGTCGGCGACATGCTCGACCACCTCCATGTTGAGGATGACGTCGAAGGTCTCGCCGGCGTCCGCCAGCGCCTCGGCCGTGGTGGCGCGATAGTCGATGCCAACACCGGCCTCGGCCGCATGCAGTTTCGCCACTTCGATGTTGGTGGCGGAGGCGTCGGCGCCGACCACCTCGGCGCCGAGCCGCGCCATCGGTTCGCACAAAAGCCCGCCGCCGCAGCCGATGTCGAGGAAACGCAGGCCCTCGAAAGGCCTGGCCGCGCGCGGGTCGCGGCCGAAGCGGCTCGCCACCTGGTCGCGGATATAGGCAAGCCGCACCGGGTTGAACTTGTGCAGCGGCCGGAACTTGCCGTTCGGGTTCCACCATTCTGCGGCAAGGGCGGAGAAGCGCTCGACTTCTCCGGTATCGATGGTCGATCGGCGGGGCTCAGGCATGGGCGGGTCTCCTCGAACGCTAGGAAGTCGGGCGTGGGGGAGGGAATGTCAAGGCAGGTTTTTTCGGCTGCTGCCAGGGAGAAGGTCGGCGGCAGCGCTTTGCCGATACCGCGCCCATCTTGTCAGCACGTGGCAGCTTGATAAGTCCCGCGATGAAACAGGGCTGCTTCGCGGGCGAAGGAA from Mesorhizobium sp. M1E.F.Ca.ET.045.02.1.1 includes the following:
- the ubiG gene encoding bifunctional 2-polyprenyl-6-hydroxyphenol methylase/3-demethylubiquinol 3-O-methyltransferase UbiG; amino-acid sequence: MPEPRRSTIDTGEVERFSALAAEWWNPNGKFRPLHKFNPVRLAYIRDQVASRFGRDPRAARPFEGLRFLDIGCGGGLLCEPMARLGAEVVGADASATNIEVAKLHAAEAGVGIDYRATTAEALADAGETFDVILNMEVVEHVADVDLFVAKCSEMVRPGGIMFVATINRTLKALGLAIIGAEYVLRWLPRGTHQFGKLVRPEELAKALGAAGLSVIDRTGVIYHPLADRWQRSKDMDVNYMVLAEKASV